AAAACCAGCGAGGGAAGCCTCGCGGCTTTCCCCGCTACCGTCCTCAATCAAACGGCTCGCATAAAGAATACCGGCCCCGTACGTGTTATCCGGCTCGATGAAGCCCCCCGTGCGTGACGACACGACGACGGAACGGAGGACTACCGTGATGGCCCCGCGATGCATCCGtcacgcgtcgacgtcgatgtcGACCGGCACGATGACCCCGTAGCCGCCGGCGTCCCGCTTGTACACGACGTTGACCTCGTTACCTTGCGCCACGTTCCGAAAGGCGAAGAAGGTGTGCCCGAGGttctccatctcctccgccgcctcgtacACCGTGCACTTGCGCACCGGGTGGAACTTCTCGcggacgacctcgtcgtAGTCCATGCTCtcgtccgccagcgcctcaTCCGCGGCTTGCATCTCTTCCACGATTGCGTCGGTTTGCGCCTTGGGCGCGTTCTTGTTGTGCTTGGGCCGCTTGGAgatcttcttctccttcacCTTGCGGAGCTTGCGCTCGAGCTTGTCGctgacggcgtcgatggacgcgtaGAGATcgtcggcctcctcctcggatcGGATGATTCCGTTGCGGGTGTACACGGTGACCTCCGTCTTCTGCAGGGCGCCACCGGGGGTTTTCTTatcggcgcccccgcgcgaggagcagcgcacgtccacctcgcggacgtcgtgctGATCGAAGTGCGCGACCGCCTTGTTgatcttctcctcggcgtACTCGCGGATGGAGTCGGTGATCTCGAGGTGCCTGCCCTGCACGATCACCTTGGTGGAAGCGGACGCCTCCACGctcacgacgacgcggttaGATCCCGCAGCCCTGCATCGGGCATCTCCGCGCCGGGAGATCTCGACGCGGTAAACctgacgcgacgcgaggcggatCGCGTGCGTCTCGGTCTTGCATCGTTGGTAGAATGCGAGCTTGGAActcgacgcggtgcgcgaggcgcacgcgcggggtgccgccagggcggcggatACGGACGTCAGGGCGACGGTCGGCATAAAGATCCTGCTGGCGCGGGAAATCCCTGCAGGCAGATATTTATCCGCTCTTCGCGGGAGGCCGGAGACGGTGAGTGCCGGTTAATGcgggagcgcgtcgatgccgagcgcgcgcgggagggatTGAACggttcgtcgacgaggtgtcGGCGGTGTGATTGGCGGCGTgacgggcgtcgacgcagcGTATCGCGGTTGTTAATAGTGCGATCGGGGTTCGCTGCGTGACTCAGCATCGTGACATCGCTCAATCTTTTTTGGCAGCCTGGCATCGACATCAAAGATCTTTGCGACAGACTTTTTTTTCCAGCATTTTCCAACGGTTGTCTCATAGCTGGGATTCATACGTTTTGACGCCCTTTTCGGCCTATTTGGCTTAAATGCCATACTGATCACCGTAGGCTGGAAGAAACGCGTGAAACCCGAGACTTTCCGCTTCGACGTCACGCACCGGACTCGAGCGAGCGCAAAGATAAGCCCTGAACCCTCGGGAGCGCACATTGCGTCATCGCGCagccgcccaccgcggtgaGATGTTGGCCGCGAAACACCCGAACGCGATGATGCGTACCCCCACGTCCCTTCGAgcgctcatccgcggcggcctcatCACGCgcaggtccgcggcgtcgcccgtccccaaccccgccgcggctggctGGGGGACCCACCGACGattcgcggtcgtcgccgcggcgaaggagagcGGCGGACGGTCCACCACCACCGTCTCCCCCGACAAgcagggcgacgcgggtaaGAAGGTGAAGCAGATCGACCTGCAGCCGCCCAAGGGAACGCGCGATTTCCCGCCGGAGGAGATGCGCGTCCGCAACTGGCTCTTCGGGCACTTcagggacgtcgcgcgatcgTTCGGGTTCGAGGAGTTCGACGCCCCGGTGCTCGAGTCCGAGGAGCTCTACGTGCGCAAAgcgggcgaggagatcaCCACGCAGCTGTACAACTTCGAGGACAAGGGTGCCCGACGGGTGGCGCTCCGCCCGGAGCtcacgccgtcgttcgcgcgcctCATCATGCAGCAGGGCAAatccctcgcgctcccggCGAAGTGGTTCGCCGTCGGCCAGTGCTGGCGCTACGAGCGCAtgacccgcgggcggcgcagGGAGCACTACCAGTGGAACATGGacatcgtcggcgtggagggggtggaggcggaggcggagctctTGGCCGCCATCACCGACTTTTTCACCCGGCTCGGCATCacctccgccgacgtcgggATCAAGGTGTCCAGCCGCAAGGTGCTGCAGGCGGTGCTCAGGCGCTTCGACGTCCCGGACGACTCCTTCGCCCCCGTgtgcgtcgtcgtggacAAGATCGAGAAGCTCCCGCGCGAGAAGGtcgtggaggagctcgcggcgctcggcgtgaaggaggcggccatcgacggcatcctcgacgcgatggcgatgcgTTCCATCGACCAACTCGAGTCCCTCCTCGGCgcagacgccgacgccgtatCGGACCTCAAGCTCCTCTTCTCGCACGCCGAGGCGTACGGCTACCGCGACTGGCTCgtgttcgacgcgtccgtcgtccgcggtttGTCGTACTACACCGGCGTCGTGTTCGAGGGCTTCGATCGCGCGGGTGAACTTCGCGCCatctgcggcggcgggcgttaCGACAAGttgctcggcgcgctcggcggggaGGATCGGCCGATGGTGGGCTTCGGCTTTGGCGACGCCGTGATCATGGAGCTCGTCAAGGACAAGGGCTTGCTGCCGGAGTCGCTCAAGAGCGGTAACGTCGACGACTTGGTGTACCCcatgaacgcggcgctcaggccggcggcgatgggcatcgccgcgaggttgagggcggcgggtcgaagCGTCGATCTGGTCATCGAGGATGGGAAGAAGCCGAAGTGGGCGTTTAAGCACGCGGAGCGGtgcggtgcgtcgcgcgtggTGCTGATTGGCGAGAAGGAGTGGGAGCAAGGGGTTGTTCGGGTGAAGGACctggcgacgcgggaggaaACCGACGTCAAACCCGAGGACCTCTGCTGATGTAGAGCGGGCAGCTGACACTTACCTTCGTAGTACATCAGGGACGTCGTCAATGGAGATTATCATTATTTTTTCGTGGCCACTCGccgtcccgtcgcgtcgcttcgcCTCACACCGGATGGCtctggcggcgcgcgcggcgcaggttcCCCGATCGGTGCGGTGCCACGCGTCTTCTTCCTCCCCGTCGAAGGTCATGAAGGTGCTGTACTGCACGGGGAACGCGGGCAAGTTCCGCGAGGCGAGCTTCGTCATCGACGGATGGAACGAGTCGCACGAGTCATCGACGGTGGAGTACGTGcaggtggacgcggacccgGTCGAGGTTCAGGGCACCCCGGAGGAGATCGGCGCGAGCAAGGTggtggaggcgacgcggctgctgcgggagcgcggcgccatcCCGCCGGACGTCGACTGGGTCGTCACCGAGGACGTGGGTCTCCACCTCCGGTGTTTGAACGGATTCCCCGGTCCGTACTGCAAACCCATGCTCGAGgccatcggcgacgccgggctgTGGGACATGATGAGCCGGTACGAGGACAGGCACGCGCTCGTGACGtgcaacctcgccgccgtgcacgtcagggacggcggcgagctcgacggaaCCCCCGAGCTCTTCGTCGGAGAGATCGAGGGCGCCATCCTGGGACCGCCGAGGGGAGACGTGAAGCACGGAAAGGCGTCGTGGAACAGCGTGTTCACGCCGGCGGGTCACGACAAGACGTTCGGGGAGCTGCAGTTCCACGAGCAGGCGATGTTCTCGCACAGGCGACGCGCCATACTCAAGTTCctggaggcgaaggcgcccgagtgacgacgacgacgatggtcatcggctagctagctagattTCTAAACGAGATTGCGCCCATCgcccggcgcccgtcgcctaTCGCCTGAACCGCACCCTGAGTATCTCCCGCACGTTACTCGCGCCGTCCGAGAACGTCTCCACCGTCTCCACCTCCATGTCCGGGTGCGCGTTCGTTATCGCCGCCCCGAAcgcgtccgtcccgccgcccacgccgaagTAATacctcttcgcggcgaccaacgcgacgccgtccggtTTCCGCATCGCCCTTCGAAGCAAGCGCACGTGCCTCGCGTAGGACGCCGTGGAGTAGAtggtctccgccgcgagcaccacgTCCGCGCTCTGGGCGGGCACGAACGCGTCCAGGTCCCCCCAGTCGCCGCCCACGTACGCGAACCGATCCCGCACTTCTttttcgtcgtcgacgaagtTTGCGCGGACGTTGGGAATGGCCAGCGCGCGGATCACCTCGGGATTGTAATCGCACAGcgtcacccgccgcgcgcccatgatggcggcgacgatgcccgGCACGCCGTGTCCGCATCCGAGCTCcaggacgtccgcgccgtggagCCTCGGGccgtcgggcgcgttcgcgcgcttTAAGAGATGCCTGGCGAGGTCGAGCGAGCACTCCCAGAGCTTGAAGCCGCCCTCGTACTTCCCCCGCACGAGGTCGCTCCGCGCGatgtcgccgtcggcgcccccgagggcgttcgcggcgtccgtggacgtcaccgcgcccttGACCACGGTGACGCACTCGTCGAGTTTGACGAGTTCGGGTCTCCATCCCGGGACCGGATCCGGTacctccgacgcgagcacctccgTCCCGGCGATGCGACCCtgcgcggcctcctcctcctcgttctcGTCCTTTCGACCCGCGGCTGGGTcatccgcggccgccgcatccgcgtcgccgccgaagttGAAGCGGAACCCGCCGCTCTCTCCATCCTCCGCGCCTCCCCAC
This genomic interval from Micromonas commoda chromosome 13, complete sequence contains the following:
- a CDS encoding predicted protein; translated protein: MPTVALTSVSAALAAPRACASRTASSSKLAFYQRCKTETHAIRLASRQVYRVEISRRGDARCRAAGSNRVVVSVEASASTKVIVQGRHLEITDSIREYAEEKINKAVAHFDQHDVREVDVRCSSRGGADKKTPGGALQKTEVTVYTRNGIIRSEEEADDLYASIDAVSDKLERKLRKVKEKKISKRPKHNKNAPKAQTDAIVEEMQAADEALADESMDYDEVVREKFHPVRKCTVYEAAEEMENLGHTFFAFRNVAQGNEVNVVYKRDAGGYGVIVPVDIDVDA
- a CDS encoding predicted protein, with protein sequence MRVRNWLFGHFRDVARSFGFEEFDAPVLESEELYVRKAGEEITTQLYNFEDKGARRVALRPELTPSFARLIMQQGKSLALPAKWFAVGQCWRYERMTRGRRREHYQWNMDIVGVEGVEAEAELLAAITDFFTRLGITSADVGIKVSSRKVLQAVLRRFDVPDDSFAPVCVVVDKIEKLPREKVVEELAALGVKEAAIDGILDAMAMRSIDQLESLLGADADAVSDLKLLFSHAEAYGYRDWLVFDASVVRGLSYYTGVVFEGFDRAGELRAICGGGRYDKLLGALGGEDRPMVGFGFGDAVIMELVKDKGLLPESLKSGNVDDLVYPMNAALRPAAMGIAARLRAAGRSVDLVIEDGKKPKWAFKHAERCGASRVVLIGEKEWEQGVVRVKDLATREETDVKPEDLC
- a CDS encoding predicted protein — encoded protein: MKVLYCTGNAGKFREASFVIDGWNESHESSTVEYVQVDADPVEVQGTPEEIGASKVVEATRLLRERGAIPPDVDWVVTEDVGLHLRCLNGFPGPYCKPMLEAIGDAGLWDMMSRYEDRHALVTCNLAAVHVRDGGELDGTPELFVGEIEGAILGPPRGDVKHGKASWNSVFTPAGHDKTFGELQFHEQAMFSHRRRAILKFLEAKAPE
- a CDS encoding predicted protein, with product IARSDLVRGKYEGGFKLWECSLDLARHLLKRANAPDGPRLHGADVLELGCGHGVPGIVAAIMGARRVTLCDYNPEVIRALAIPNVRANFVDDEKEVRDRFAYVGGDWGDLDAFVPAQSADVVLAAETIYSTASYARHVRLLRRAMRKPDGVALVAAKRYYFGVGGGTDAFGAAITNAHPDMEVETVETFSDGASNVREILRVRFR